A region of Candidatus Poribacteria bacterium DNA encodes the following proteins:
- a CDS encoding glycosyltransferase, translated as MLNFPKMLHQLHLFEEEGVFYAADLEKARVVELSPVMADILKLAETQTDEAIVQVLSAAYEADDIAEAFERFAELEKEGLLFNRGEDLRESLATESKWKKLLVVIPSATVDSFFDIETLSAGTNMALSYMIQHLTKYADLHFAGCRNRKITNGVYEVDIGVDDLVRLRSKIAETYYGILTLHLEHEKWLLPLYRYPEFPPILVQSHAPRGHGGQAMNSILRHYAAMRDCDGFTAPSDYVRDFYADYVWDPSFFNTLPNGVDSALFKPMDKTAAKRKIAKAVGDDRIEVAPTVGYLSRVQSEKGASVYLKLAELNPHLIFLIAGPDMGRYASRKLPDNLVYVGFHPREKLPLIYNAFDVYCFLSMSGEETFGLTVLEAMACGVPPVVPNFDGVPSVVGDAGLVAAAENFDQDIATLVSYPCPMDFSKKINSLLSNRELWQTLSQKARERAVLFTWDKTAHRIVQLFEELHRKKKLRNPNRLLNVFAPAEPLEEGQQDRKYRSFVLSMNAHYEQCLIRDSMYPLRVEDGLVLSILKDHTTREAEALLAELVPDATEAKAILKRVRGLIDGTV; from the coding sequence TTGCTCAATTTTCCAAAGATGTTGCACCAACTCCATCTCTTTGAAGAGGAGGGTGTATTTTATGCCGCAGATCTCGAGAAAGCGCGCGTCGTCGAACTCTCCCCTGTCATGGCGGACATCCTAAAACTCGCAGAAACACAGACGGACGAGGCAATTGTCCAGGTACTGAGTGCCGCCTATGAAGCAGACGACATTGCTGAGGCGTTTGAGAGATTCGCGGAACTTGAGAAAGAAGGCTTGCTCTTCAATCGCGGTGAAGACTTACGGGAAAGTCTCGCGACGGAAAGCAAGTGGAAAAAGCTGCTTGTTGTGATACCCAGTGCTACCGTGGATTCGTTTTTTGATATTGAAACGTTATCCGCCGGCACCAACATGGCACTTTCCTATATGATTCAGCATCTCACCAAATACGCAGACCTCCACTTCGCGGGTTGCCGAAACAGGAAGATCACGAATGGGGTGTATGAAGTCGATATCGGTGTTGATGATTTGGTCCGCCTTCGGTCGAAAATAGCAGAAACGTATTACGGCATTCTGACCTTGCATCTGGAGCATGAGAAGTGGCTGCTTCCACTTTACCGATACCCGGAGTTTCCACCGATCCTGGTTCAGAGTCATGCACCACGTGGACACGGCGGGCAGGCAATGAATTCCATTCTTCGGCATTATGCCGCAATGCGAGATTGTGATGGGTTTACCGCGCCGTCAGATTACGTCCGAGACTTTTATGCCGATTATGTCTGGGATCCGAGTTTCTTCAATACATTACCCAACGGCGTGGATTCCGCATTGTTTAAGCCGATGGATAAAACGGCGGCAAAGCGTAAAATTGCAAAAGCGGTCGGAGACGATCGCATTGAGGTGGCACCGACTGTCGGGTATCTCTCCAGAGTGCAGTCGGAAAAAGGAGCATCTGTCTACTTAAAATTGGCGGAGCTGAATCCACATCTGATTTTTTTGATTGCAGGACCCGATATGGGACGATATGCCTCCCGGAAACTTCCTGATAACCTCGTCTACGTAGGATTCCATCCCCGTGAGAAACTACCGCTCATCTACAACGCGTTCGATGTTTACTGTTTTCTGTCGATGTCAGGTGAGGAGACGTTTGGGTTGACGGTGCTTGAGGCAATGGCGTGCGGAGTTCCACCGGTCGTCCCAAATTTCGATGGTGTCCCATCGGTTGTCGGAGATGCCGGATTGGTTGCCGCTGCCGAGAATTTCGACCAAGACATAGCAACCCTTGTGAGTTATCCGTGTCCAATGGATTTTTCCAAGAAGATTAACTCGTTATTGAGCAACCGTGAACTGTGGCAGACGCTTTCCCAGAAAGCGAGAGAACGGGCTGTACTGTTCACTTGGGATAAGACTGCACACCGCATTGTGCAGTTGTTTGAGGAACTTCATCGGAAAAAGAAACTTCGCAATCCAAACAGACTCTTAAATGTGTTTGCACCCGCAGAACCCTTAGAAGAAGGACAACAGGACCGGAAATATAGGTCATTTGTCCTGAGTATGAATGCGCATTACGAGCAGTGTCTTATCCGAGATTCGATGTACCCGTTGCGCGTTGAAGATGGACTGGTGCTGAGCATTTTGAAGGACCATACCACCAGAGAAGCGGAAGCACTTCTTGCCGAACTGGTTCCCGATGCAACCGAAGCAAAGGCAATTCTTAAAAGGGTTCGCGGTTTAATCGATGGAACTGTCTGA
- a CDS encoding helix-turn-helix domain-containing protein, producing the protein MATVKTLTINQTAELLGISVSKIYADIKKGIITPQKDSGGKFILEIEDIKAVYGDFNT; encoded by the coding sequence ATGGCAACTGTAAAAACATTAACAATAAACCAAACGGCAGAACTCTTAGGGATCTCAGTATCCAAAATTTATGCCGACATCAAGAAGGGGATTATCACGCCGCAGAAGGATTCAGGGGGTAAATTCATCTTAGAGATTGAAGACATTAAAGCCGTCTACGGCGATTTCAATACATAA
- a CDS encoding SDR family oxidoreductase, translating into MDLGLKNKVVVVTGASRGIGRAIAHGFAEEGARLSICGRTQDTLQNVTDELSAKGAEVFAKLTDVTDGEQVDAFISETIETYGGIDVVVNNVGGSRWTPLEEISDTEWHEILDLNLVSGARVNRRAIPEMKKRGSGVILMITSIYGREGGGHITYNAAKAAEISMTKSLARELAPDNIRVNSVAPGSILFPGGGWARRIAADPEAMEAFVKSDMPLGRFGKPEEIANVVVFLASERASLVTGACVNVDGCQSHSNI; encoded by the coding sequence ATGGATTTAGGACTCAAGAACAAAGTGGTCGTTGTAACGGGTGCGAGTCGCGGGATCGGACGTGCGATCGCGCACGGTTTTGCTGAAGAAGGGGCACGGTTGAGCATCTGTGGTAGGACGCAAGATACACTCCAAAATGTAACAGATGAACTGTCAGCAAAAGGTGCCGAAGTCTTCGCCAAACTCACAGATGTGACGGATGGCGAACAGGTTGACGCGTTCATATCGGAAACAATCGAAACGTATGGTGGAATTGATGTCGTTGTGAACAACGTCGGTGGCAGTCGGTGGACCCCTCTGGAAGAGATTTCGGATACCGAATGGCACGAGATCCTCGACCTGAATCTTGTATCTGGGGCACGGGTGAACCGACGCGCGATTCCTGAAATGAAAAAGCGGGGAAGCGGTGTGATTCTGATGATAACCTCCATCTACGGTAGAGAAGGCGGCGGGCACATCACCTATAACGCTGCAAAAGCCGCCGAGATCAGTATGACAAAGTCGTTGGCAAGGGAACTCGCACCGGACAATATCCGGGTCAATAGCGTCGCCCCGGGTTCGATTCTCTTTCCGGGTGGCGGTTGGGCGCGCCGTATCGCGGCAGATCCAGAGGCGATGGAGGCCTTTGTAAAAAGCGATATGCCGCTCGGTAGGTTCGGGAAGCCCGAAGAAATCGCGAACGTCGTCGTCTTTCTCGCATCGGAACGCGCAAGTCTTGTAACGGGTGCCTGTGTGAACGTTGATGGGTGTCAGTCGCATTCAAACATTTGA
- a CDS encoding 4Fe-4S dicluster domain-containing protein, whose translation MAYYITDECIGCMACLTNCPVDAITGDRNMLHIIDPNICIDCSACGMVCPVEAIRDQFGEVCKFIRRPTHRPVAVIYEELCSGCDFCVHICPWDCLELKDPETGEHAESFFGICELVKPKDCVGCKLCEEVCIKDAIRVESPVLVELAEAAD comes from the coding sequence ATGGCATACTACATTACTGACGAATGTATCGGGTGTATGGCGTGTTTGACGAACTGCCCGGTTGACGCAATAACAGGCGATCGGAATATGCTACACATCATCGATCCGAATATTTGCATTGATTGCAGCGCATGCGGGATGGTCTGTCCCGTCGAGGCAATCCGTGACCAGTTCGGAGAGGTGTGCAAATTCATTCGTCGACCTACACACCGACCCGTCGCCGTTATCTACGAAGAACTCTGCTCCGGCTGCGACTTCTGTGTCCATATTTGTCCATGGGATTGTCTTGAACTTAAGGACCCAGAGACCGGCGAACACGCCGAAAGCTTCTTCGGTATCTGCGAATTGGTCAAACCCAAAGACTGCGTCGGTTGCAAGCTGTGCGAAGAGGTCTGCATCAAGGACGCTATCCGCGTTGAATCCCCTGTGCTTGT